The following is a genomic window from Acidimicrobiales bacterium.
TGTCGATGCTGCCGGTCCCCGTCGTCGTCGCCACGGCACCCGTCGGCGTGGGTGCCGCGCTCGCGATCGTCTACACGCTGGCCGCGCAGGCGATGATCGTGATCGCGATCCTGCAGTGGCGGGCCTACGACGTCGACGTCGTGATCCGTCGAGCCCTGCTCGCCACATCGACCCTCGTCGCCGGTCTCGCCATCTACGGCGCGATCGTCACCGGGGTGTCGCTGGTGATCGGGTCGAGCGGCACGATCGCCTCGACGCTCGGTGCCGCAGTCGCGATCGCCGTCCTCGTCCCGGTCTCGACGGTGATGCGACGGGGTGTGAACCGGGCCTTCTACGGACGGCGCGACGACCCCCACCTCGTCGTCACTGCGACCGCCAGCCGGCTCAGCGCTGCCGCCGACCCGTCCGCCGGGATCGACGCGGTCGCCGCAACCCTGGCCGAGCAGCTCCGCCTCCCCGCCGTGGAGGTCCTCGACACCACCGGCCGCTCCGTCGCCGCGGCCGGAGAACCCGGCGATCTCGACGGGCACGTCGACCTTCCCGTCGACCATCACGGTCGACCACTCGGGACGCTACGTGTGACCTTGCGACGCGGCACCGACGAGCTCACCGGGGCCGAGACCCAGCTCCTCACCGACGTGGCCCACCAGATCGGCTCCGCGCTCGCCGCCATCGCCCTGATCGACGACCTCGAACAGGCCCGCAACGACGCCGTCAACGCCCGTGACGACGAGCGTCGCCGCATCCAACGCGACCTCCACGACGGCCTGGGGTCCTCGATCACCGCCGTCACCCTCAAGCTCGACGCCGCCAGGAACCACCTCGCCACCAGCGGCATCACCGCCAGTCAGGATCTCGTCCTCGCCGCGCGACGGGACCTCCAGCAGACGCTCGCCGACGTCCGACGTCTGATCTACTCCCTCGACGATCGGGACGCCGCCTGCACACTGCAGGATGCGGTCAACACCGACGGCCTCCGGCTCCTCGACCCGGCGGGGATCGAACTCGAGGTCGACCTCACCACGATCCCGACGCTGGGCCGACCCGTCTCCGAGCAGCTGCGCTGGATCATCGTCGAGGCCGTCACGAACATCGCCCGCCACGCCCGAGCGACCCGATGCGCCATCATCGGCACCGTGGACGACCGTGCCATCCGGATCGAGGTGAGCGACGACGGTTGCGGGATCAACGGCACAGTGCCGAGACTCGGTCGAACCACGATGGCGCACCGCGCG
Proteins encoded in this region:
- a CDS encoding histidine kinase, coding for MTAAATAATVVLAAIAADAGSAGEVGEWITIAFVPGFVLSGWWLARRRPNVAVGWLFLAAALGVSIAATGAAWATAAVGRSWPGVDWGLWTFSWTWHIREVALGLAFLLFPDGRIVSRLHRGLVVFVAGVAGLTIVVTALAPGTIMTVPSKPDGAIPGVVNPIGVDALEPVVDALAGPLGFIGLLAILTPMLWTATRWRSTSGEVRRQYRWVTWIQLSMLPVPVVVATAPVGVGAALAIVYTLAAQAMIVIAILQWRAYDVDVVIRRALLATSTLVAGLAIYGAIVTGVSLVIGSSGTIASTLGAAVAIAVLVPVSTVMRRGVNRAFYGRRDDPHLVVTATASRLSAAADPSAGIDAVAATLAEQLRLPAVEVLDTTGRSVAAAGEPGDLDGHVDLPVDHHGRPLGTLRVTLRRGTDELTGAETQLLTDVAHQIGSALAAIALIDDLEQARNDAVNARDDERRRIQRDLHDGLGSSITAVTLKLDAARNHLATSGITASQDLVLAARRDLQQTLADVRRLIYSLDDRDAACTLQDAVNTDGLRLLDPAGIELEVDLTTIPTLGRPVSEQLRWIIVEAVTNIARHARATRCAIIGTVDDRAIRIEVSDDGCGINGTVPRLGRTTMAHRAASIGASVEHHDIEPSGTTVTITVPRQSPR